The following is a genomic window from Geobacillus subterraneus.
GTTATGTGCGCGTCGCTTTTGGCTCGGCGCGCTCAAGCTCTTCGGTCGGCTTGAACAGCAGCGCTAAGTTGACGAGGCCGGCGATGCCGACAAGGCTGTAAATAATGCGCGACCAGACCGAATCTTGGCCGCCGAAAATGGCGG
Proteins encoded in this region:
- a CDS encoding DUF378 domain-containing protein, coding for MGAWQRIALLLTIIGAINWGLIGFFQFDLVAAIFGGQDSVWSRIIYSLVGIAGLVNLALLFKPTEELERAEPKATRT